In a single window of the Salvelinus alpinus chromosome 15, SLU_Salpinus.1, whole genome shotgun sequence genome:
- the LOC139540343 gene encoding YY1-associated factor 2-like, translated as MGDKKSPTRPKRQPKPSSDDAYWDCSVCTFRNTAEAFKCMMCDVRKGTSTRKPRPVSQMVAQQVTAQFASPTQPKKEKKEKSDKEKSEKEPTQKKNSHKKTRPRLKNVDRSSAQHLEVTVGDLTVIITDFKEKAKPASTPSSAASADQHSQSGNTSSDNTERGVSRSSSPRGEGSSVNSESH; from the exons ATGGGAGACAAGAAGAGCCCCACAAG GCCGAAGCGGCAACCCAAGCCCTCTTCTGACGATGCCTACTGGGACTGTAGCGTATGTACTTTCAGGAACACCGCCGAAGCTTTCAAGTGTATGATGTGCGATGTCAGAAAGGGAACGTCAACACG GAAGCCTCGCCCTGTCTCCCAAATGGTTGCCCAGCAAGTCACTGCACAGTTTGCTTCACCCACACAACCCAAAAAAGAGAAGAAGGAGAAATCGGACAAAGAGAAGAGTGAAAAGGAACCGACACAGAAAAAGAACAGCCACAAGAAGACGAG GCCCAGGTTAAAAAACGTGGACCGGAGCAGTGCCCAGCACCTAGAGGTAACGGTGGGTGACCTTACGGTCATAATCACAGACTTTAAGGAGAAAGCCAAGCCCGCCTCCACTCCTTCCAGTGCCGCCTCGGCAGACCAGCACAGCCAGAGCGGCAACACCAGTTCTGACAACACTGAAAGGGGGGTGTCCCGGTCGTCCTCGCCGCGGGGGGAGGGGTCCTCAGTTAACAGCGAGAGTCACTAA